ATAATCAAGATTTCCAACATTTGGGAATGCTCTCTCAAACCAAACATCTCTTTGAAcaactttttttaatttttcggCAATCCTCAAAGATATGAACTTCTCAACAACAGGTTGTTCCTTGGCCactatctttttctttttctatgcTACTTGCTTGTTTCTAGGCATAATTCTCAACAACAGATTACTGCAGCGAAAATCAATTTCAATGCCCAAATTGAGGGAACAAGAGTAACATGGTACCTTGAAGGATCGTAATACACTTGTGGATGTccttttttgtaaaaaaaattcttGAAATCCCAAGGAAGAAATAAACAAACACCTAATTGTCATGAGCAAGAGAGgagccaagaaagtgcttgaaaaGTAGATTTTGGTGTGTCTGGATGAGAGATACTTGAATGGGACTTGGATCTGTGAGTGTGGGTGGAGATTAGGCTTCGGGGTGCCGAGCTTTAGGGAGTTGTCGGGTTCAAGTGCAAGGAGGCGAAGGTGGTCGGGGCTGGGGTAGGCGGCTTGGTTTTGGGGATGGGTTCGTGGTGATTCGCAGAAGGTGGAGCTTTGGGTCGTGGTTCTGGTGAAAGGTGGATCTGGTTCAGGTTGTTCATGGTGGGAGATCTGAGATGGTGGGGGCATTCAAGGTCGAGTTTGTTGGAGGTTCGTGGTGTCGCGGGTTCGTGGGAGAGGCAGATTCATATGGTGGGAGGCAAGTCTTGGTGACGAAGGTGGTGGTGCTTGGGTGGTCGGAATTGGTAGGTGGTGGGGCTTAGGTGGGAGGTGGAAAGAGGAGAGATGTTTGGCGGCTGGGTGAGAAAAGTTACAGAGATGATGATAATGAGATTTTAGCAACTTTGCTGAAGCATTACACCAACTTTGATGCAGCAAAGTTAAGTCAGAGAGCTTTCCTTGTCCATTGAAACTTTGTTGTAGTATTACATGAACTTCGTTGCAGCAAACCTAAGTCAGAGAGCTTTGGCCAAAATTGATGTTGTAGCATTATTCTTACTTTGTTGCAGCAAAActaagtcagagagcttgctcaAAATTGATGTTGTAGCATTATGCCAACTTTGCTGCAGAAAAActaagtcagagagcttgctcaAAATTGATGTTGTAGCATCATATTGACGTTGCTACAACAAAAATGTCTAACTTAAGGACCCATTTGATTCCATTTTCCTTGCAACCGTAAGCACATTAAACCATCAAAAATCAAAATCTAAAAGAAaagatttattatatatattttaatatatttttttctttacttctttttttttcacatatattttttcttttttctttttttttctatatcTATATAGTTTAGGTTGCTTTACAATTAAATCTCCAAACTCCACAGCAACCCAAGTTGTTACATCTTCTTCAAGGATCCTTCAAAGAGATTGAGCACTTGTTTCGCTCAACCTCTCCCCAATAGTGCTTGAGTCTTTGGCCATTAACGCTAAATTCTCTTCCAGAGCCTTCTTCACACAATTCCACCACTCCATAGGGATACACCTTAACCACCAAGAATGGACTCGACCATCTTGACTTGAGCTTGCCTGGAAATAGCTTCAAACGCGAGTTAAAGAGCAAAACTCGCTGGCCCTCTTCAAACACTCTTGGTTGAATATGCTTGTCTTTCCATCTTTTTATTTTCTCCTTGTAAAGTTTGGCATTTTCATAAGAGAGTAAGCGCATCTCTTCTAATTCATTCAGCTGCAACAATCTCTTTTCTCCTGCAAGTTGAAAATCCATGTTGAGTATTTGAATAGCCCAATAAGCACGGTGCTCAAATTCCACCGGTAAACACCAAATGATATGGTGACATCCCCAATGGTGTCTTGAAAGTTGTTCTATAGGCCCACAATGTGtcattgtttaacgcccaaatgtgacttccacttagcggtagtcgtagtatagatgggcggtcgattccacaaggaggtaaagaaacaaagAACAAATAAAACGGTTAGAAGATAAGTAATGTGAAAGTAGTAaaagaaattatatttttctggttttgaagaattgaaatgaaaggaaaataaatgataaaagggGTTTGGTGAGGCGTCGGGGTTCCACAATATATTTTGGTCACCTGTGTACTTtgataatttgcaaatgtatttgagtaataaaatctcttagttgaattatatgcatatgttattgttATGAGAAACCTAGAATCGACATAATACCATTGGCAATATGCAGTAAAAGACTGCTCACAAAATAACAAACTAATATCTAATGCTAATACTATTGTTATGAGAAATCTAGAAGCGACACTATACCATCTTGGCGataatgcagtaaaagactacccacaaaataataaaattaatataaattattttagtaaaattacatagaaaaagctTGATTGaatctatataaaattaaaaataaatattaattgcataaataatgatagaaataataaaactcaaatatttgaacattaaaacacttttataaattcaaaataaaaagattacaaaataTAAAACTTCACCCCTATCCTCACCAAAAGAAAATTATAGCCTAAGTTAAAAGTCATTCTCACATTTTCTATTGAAAATGTGAGAAGACTAGGCTTAGAGATAAAATAGAGAagaggaaatagagagaaaaGATGGTAGGGAGAGAAATGTATAGAAAATGTGTGTTTTTCAAATGAAAACTACTAACTATTTATAGGTGtagaatacaaataaactatgGTGGAAATGACATGTGGCAAGCTACCATTGGTTGAGAGGGAAGCACATGGATTGCTAATTTTTGTTGAAAAGAAGACACTTCTATTGGTTGAAAATGAAGCACATGGATTGTCAATATTTGTTGGAATGAGTTGTAATTGACATCTCTTATTGGTGGAGAAGAAATTGCATGGATTGGTGACATGCCATCTTCATGAATTGGATTGGACTTTTTCAATTTGGGCTTGACTTCTTAAAGATGccaattttcttcattttcttccacttttacttccttttctttttgttttattttattcaaccaaaattgtatcattttcctacaaaataaaaaaaaaattaaatccaaattaaatattttcatttataaaatatatcacattaattcattgaaaatattaattaaaacttaatttattttgacaattaaaatcaataaatgtacaTTTTTGACCCTTAATTAGTCATCTAACCTCTTGGACCAATCCTTGCGGTCGGGATTCACCACTTTCTCAATGATACATTTTATCTCTTTATTGGAAAACTCAGCTTTTCCATTAGTTTGGGGATGGTATACAATAGCTACTTTGTGCCACACATCATATTTAGCCAATAAACTTGCTAGTAACTTATTCACAAAATGAGTGCCTTCATTGCTAATGATTGCCCTTGGGGTGCAAAAATGGAGTAAACACATTCTTTTGTTAGAACCTCATGACAACTTTAGAATCATTAGTGGGAGAGGCaattgcttccacccattttgaaacGTAATCCACAACTACCAAGATGTACAAGTTACCATAAGATGGAGGGAAATGGCCCATAAAATCTATATCCCACACATCAAACAATTCAACTTCAAGAATATTAGCTAAGGGCATCTCATTCCTTCTAGAAATATTACCAACCCTTTGGCATCGATCACACCTCAACACAAAAGCATGAGCATCTTTGAATAAGGAAGGCCAAAAGAAACCACATTGAAGTACCTTAGATGCGGTGCGAGTTCCTCCAAAATTCCATCCACAAGGTGAAGAGTGGCAATGGTGTAGGATATCCTCCATCTCTTGCTAGGGGACACATCTCCTAATCATTTGTTCGGCACATTGTTTGAACAAGTATGACTATTCCCTAAAGTAGTGCCTCACATCATGCAAAAACTTCTTCTTTTGTTGGCTTGTCAAATCTAAAGGTAACAATCCACTAACCAAGTAATTagttgttaggaacgagtttcctaatacgcagcggaatggtggtggggttggcccattgtacaacaaaaattttgtaacatatttaaactacctttaaatatgcggatccattaatatatatgcattaatcataagcaagttaagaatagaattcatacatcttgaagcctatcaagtttccttgctatcttttcgtatttagaacgatcttcctatccaagctgctcccaggtactcatacaaagatcttccaaaacgttctctacaccttaagaagtgtgtgggcacttagagaatgaaggatagtttaattgtgattctacttgatgtactcaacacatgacatcaagagaataagcctgagaattgtttctttatttttcagagagagaaaa
The genomic region above belongs to Humulus lupulus chromosome 1, drHumLupu1.1, whole genome shotgun sequence and contains:
- the LOC133813660 gene encoding uncharacterized protein LOC133813660, encoding MTHCGPIEQLSRHHWGCHHIIWCLPVEFEHRAYWAIQILNMDFQLAGEKRLLQLNELEEMRLLSYENAKLYKEKIKRWKDKHIQPRVFEEGQRVLLFNSRLKLFPGKLKSRWSSPFLVVKVYPYGVVELCEEGSGREFSVNGQRLKHYWGEVERNKCSISLKDP